A part of Mustela erminea isolate mMusErm1 chromosome 9, mMusErm1.Pri, whole genome shotgun sequence genomic DNA contains:
- the ZP1 gene encoding zona pellucida sperm-binding protein 1: MAGISARLRDGCVALLLVAALGLTQRPHTEPGPSGLWHGYDCGVKGMQLWAFPGPGQTIRFKVVDEFGNQFEVNNCSACYHWVTTKPPGHAVFSAGYKGCHVLEKDGRSHLKVIIEAVLPNGQVEATGDVTLICPKPAHTWTPDPHLAPRTGFSRPTPQAWSLRPNPEHSFVHATPALPSLGPGPTSHATQAPPQGGTLRPWGVDEPSYPGAPLTPELCQVPSGAIPCGVGRNSKEACQQAGCCYDNSRAIPCYYGNTATVQCFRNGHFVLVVSQETALAHGITLANLHMAYAPTGCSPTQETGSFVVFRFPLSHCGTTAQVAGNQLVYENQLVSDIEARTGPQGSITRDSTFRLHMRCIFNASDFLPLQASVFPPPSPAPVTQSGPLHLQLRIAKDETFRSFYEEGDYPLVRLLREPVPVEVRLLHRTDPSLVLLLHQCWATPGASPFQQPQWPILSDGCPFDGDSYRTQLVALDGAELSFPSHYRRFTVATFALLHPGSQRALRGWVYFFCSASACSPSGLETCPTMCSSGPSRQRRSSPAHSTAAGPQNLVSSPGPVGFEDSYRQEPALGPTGSPRNVNQRPLLWVVLLLAAVALVLGVGVFVGLHQAKCGSSRKATEGEGAQ, translated from the exons ATGGCAGGGATCTCGGCCAGGCTCCGGGACGGTTGCGTGGCGCTGCTGCTGGTGGCTGCTCTGGGGCTGACGCAGCGGCCACACACCGAACCTGGTCCCTCAGGCCTGTGGCACGGCTATGACTGTGGGGTCAAGGGCATGCAGCTATGGGCCTTCCCGGGGCCAGGCCAGACAATCCGCTTCAAGGTGGTAG ATGAATTTGGGAACCAATTTGAGGTAAACAACTGCTCTGCCTGCTACCACTGGGTCACCACCAAGCCCCCGGGACACGCGGTCTTCTCAGCTGGTTACAAAGGCTGCCACGTGCTGGAGAAG GACGGGCGCTCCCACCTGAAGGTGATCATCGAAGCCGTGCTGCCCAACGGTCAAGTTGAGGCAACAGGAGATGTCACTCTGATTTGTCCTAAACCTGCCCACACCTGGACTCCGGACCCACACCTGGCACCACGCACAGGCttctcccgccccaccccccaggcctgGTCCCTCCGCCCCAACCCAGAGCACAGCTTCGTCCATGCGACCCCTGCCTTGCCGTCCCTCGGACCTGGACCCACCTCCCAtgccacccaggccccaccccaggggGGCACCCTGAGACCCTGGGGGGTTGACGAGCCATCATACCCAG GTGCACCTCTGACTCCAGAGCTGTGCCAGGTGCCCTCGGGGGCCATCCCCTGTGGAGTGGGAAGAAACTCGAAGGAAGCCTGCCAGCAGGCTGGCTGCTGCTATGACAACAGCAGAGCGATTCCCTGTTACTATGGCAACACAG CAACTGTCCAGTGCTTCAGAAATGGCCACTTTGTCCTGGTGGTGTCCCAAGAAACTGCCTTGGCGCACGGGATCACGCTGGCCAACCTCCACATGGCCTATGCCCCCACCGGCTGCTCGCCCACCCAGGAGACTGGGTCCTTCGTGGTCttccgcttccccctctcccactgtggGACCACAGCCCAG GTGGCTGGCAACCAGCTCGTCTATGAGAATCAGCTGGTGTCTGACATCGAGGCTCGGACGGGGCCACAGGGCTCCATCACGAGGGACAGCACCTTCCG GCTTCACATGCGCTGCATCTTCAACGCCAGTGACTTCCTGCCGCTCCAGGCATCCGTCTTCCCGCCACCCTCTCCAGCCCCTGTGACCCAGTCCGGGCCCCTGCATCTCCAGCTTCGGATCGCCAAGG ATGAGACTTTCCGCTCCTTCTACGAGGAAGGGGACTACCCCCTCGTGAGGCTGCTGCGTGAGCCTGTCCCGGTGGAGGTCCGGCTCCTGCACAGGACAGACCCCAGTCTGGTCCTGCTGCTGCACCAGTGCTGGGCCACTCCCGGGGCCAGCCCCTTCCAGCAGCCTCAGTGGCCCATCCTGTCCGACGG GTGTCCTTTTGATGGCGACAGCTACAGGACCCAACTGGTAGCCTTGGACGGGGCAGAGCTTTCCTTCCCATCCCACTACCGGCGCTTCACCGTTGCCACCTTCGCCCTCCTGCACCCTGGCTCCCAGAGGGCCCTCAGGGGATGG GTTTACTTCTTCTGCAGTGCCTCTGCCTGTTCCCCTTCGGGGCTGGAGACCTGCCCCACTATGTGCAGCTCTGGGCCCTCGA GACAGCGACGATCCTCTCCTGCCCACAGCACTGCTGCTGGGCCCCAGAACCTTGTGAGCTCTCCAGGGCCCGTGGGCTTTGAGGATTCTTACAGGCAGGAGCCTGCGCTGGGGCCCACAG GCTCCCCCAGGAACGTCAACCAGAGGCCTCTCCTCTGGGTGGTCCTTCTGCTGGCGGCTGTTGCCCTGGTCCTAGGGGTCGGTGTTTTCGTGGGCCTGCACCAAGCCAAGTGCGGAAGCTCCAGGAAGGCCACAGAGGGCGAAGGGGCTCAATAA
- the PRPF19 gene encoding pre-mRNA-processing factor 19, whose product MSLICSISNEVPEHPCVSPVSNHVYERRLIEKYIAENGTDPINNQPLSEEQLIDIKVAHPIRPKPPSATSIPAILKALQDEWDAVMLHSFTLRQQLQTTRQELSHALYQHDAACRVIARLTKEVTAAREALATLKPQAGLIVPQAVPSSQPSVAGAGEPMDLGELVGMTPEIIQKLQDKATVLTTERKKRGKTVPEELVKPEELSKYRQVASHVGLHSASIPGILALDLCPADTNKILTGGADKNVVVFDKSSEQILATLKGHTKKVTSVVFHPSQELVFSASPDATIRIWSVPNASCVQVVRAHESAVTGLSLHATGDYLLSSSDDQYWAFSDIQTGRVLTKVTDETSGCSLTCAQFHPDGLIFGTGTMDSQIKIWDLKERTNVANFPGHSGPITSIAFSENGYYLATAADDSSVKLWDLRKLKNFKTLQLDNNFEVKSLIFDQSGTYLALGGTDVQIYICKQWTEILHFTEHSGLTTGVAFGHHAKFIASTGMDRSLKFYSL is encoded by the exons ATGTCCCTGATCTGCTCGA TCTCCAATGAAGTGCCAGAGCACCCGTGCGTGTCCCCCGTCTCTAATCATGTTTACGAGCGGCGGCTCATTGAGAAGTATATTGCAGAGAACGGCACAGACCCCATCAACAACCAGCCTCTGTCTGAGGAGCAGCTCATCGACATCAAAG TTGCTCACCCAATCCGGCCCAAACCTCCCTCTGCTACCAGCATCCCAGCCATTCTGAAAGCCTTGCAGGACGAGTGG GACGCAGTCATGCTGCACAGCTTCACTCTGCGCCAGCAGCTGCAGACAACCCGCCAGGAGCTGTCCCACGCTCTGTACCAGCACGATGCTGCCTGCCGCGTCATAGCCCGTCTCACCAAGGAAGTTACAGCTGCCCGAGAAG CTCTGGCCACCCTGAAGCCTCAGGCTGGTCTCATCGTGCCTCAGGCCGTGCCAAGCTCACAGCCGAGTGTCGCG GGTGCAGGCGAGCCGATGGATTTGGGCGAGTTGGTGGGAATGACCCCCGAGATTATCCAGAAG CTTCAAGACAAGGCCACTGTGCTCACCACGGAGCGTAAGAAG AGAGGGAAGACGGTGCCAGAGGAGCTGGTGAAGCCGGAGGAGCTGAGCAAATACCGGCAGGTGGCCTCGCATGTG GGCTTGCACAGTGCCAGCATTCCTGGGATCCTGGCCCTGGACCTCTGCCCTGCCGACACAAACAAGATCCTTACTG GTGGGGCGGATAAAAATGTTGTCGTCTTCGACAAGAGTTCTGAGCAAATCTTGGCCACCCTCAAAGGCCATACCAAGAAAGTCACCAGTGTGGTGTTTCATCCTTCCCAG GAGCTGGTCTTTTCTGCCTCTCCAGATGCTACTATCAGGATTTGGTCGGTCCCGAATGCCTCTTGTGTGCAGGTTGTTCGGGCGCACGAGAGCGCTGTGACAGGCCTCAGCCTTCATGCCACTGGGGACTATCTCCTGAGCTCCTCTGATGACCAG TACTGGGCTTTCTCTGACATCCAGACAGGGCGTGTGCTTACCAAGGTGACAGATGAGACCTCTGGCTGCT ctcTCACCTGTGCGCAGTTCCACCCCGATGGACTCATTTTTGGGACAGGCACCATGGACTCGCAGATCAAGATCTGGGATTTGAAG GAGCGCACTAACGTGGCCAACTTCCCCGGCCACTCGGGCCCCATCACCAGCATTGCCTTCTCGGAGAATGGCTACTACCTCGCCACAGCGGCCGATGATTCCTCTGTCAAGCTCTGGGATCTGCGCAAGCTTAAAAACTTCAAGACGCTGCAGCTAGATAACAACTTCGAG GTGAAGTCGTTGATCTTTGACCAGAGCGGCACCTACTTGGCGCTCGGGGGCACGGATGTCCAGATCTACATCTGCAAACAGTGGACAGAGATTCTTCATTTCACAG AGCATAGCGGCCTGACCACAGGCGTGGCGTTTGGGCACCACGCCAAGTTCATCGCTTCAACGGGCATGGACAGGAGCCTCAAGTTCTACAGTCTGTAG
- the PTGDR2 gene encoding prostaglandin D2 receptor 2: protein MSANVTLKPLCPLLEQMSRIQSHSNSSIRYMDHASVLLHGLASLLGLVENGLILFVVGCRMRQTVVTTWVLHLALSDLLATATLPFFTYFLAVGHSWELGTTFCKLHSSIFFLNMFASGFLLSAISLDRCLQVVRPVWAQNHRTVAAAHRVCLVLWALAVLNTVPYFVFRDTIRRLDGRIMCYYNVLLLNPGPDRDATCNSRQAALAVSKFLLAFVVPLAIIASSHAVVSVQLRHRGRRRPSRFVRLVAAVVAAFALCWGPYHVFSLLEARAHGDPALRPLVWRGLPFVTSLAFVNSVVNPLLYVLTCPDVLHKLRRSLRSVLESVLLDDSELGGPGSSRRRRASSSRAPRAARAPPVSWPVRLLAWVRGGGAESTRRASSRSQDERGPLNRVLSTTSG, encoded by the coding sequence ATGTCCGCCAACGTCACCCTGAAGCCGCTCTGCCCGCTCCTGGAGCAGATGAGCCGCATCCAAAGCCACAGCAACTCGAGCATCCGCTACATGGACCACGCGTCCGTGCTGCTGCATGGGCTGGCCTCGCTGCTCGGCCTGGTGGAGAACGGACTTATCCTCTTCGTGGTGGGCTGCCGCATGCGCCAGACTGTCGTCACCACCTGGGTGCTGCACCTGGCGCTGTCGGACCTGCTGGCCACCGCCACCCTGCCCTTCTTCACTTACTTCCTGGCCGTGGGCCACTCATGGGAGCTGGGCACCACCTTTTGCAAGCTGCACTCCTCCATCTTCTTCCTCAACATGTTCGCCagtggcttcctgctcagcgccATCAGCCTGGACCGCTGCCTGCAGGTGGTGCGGCCAGTATGGGCTCAGAACCACCGCACGGTGGCCGCCGCCCACCGGGTTTGCCTGGTGCTCTGGGCCCTGGCGGTGCTCAACACGGTGCCCTACTTCGTGTTCCGGGACACCATCCGGCGGCTGGACGGCCGCATCATGTGCTACTACAACGTGCTGCTCCTGAACCCCGGGCCCGACCGCGACGCCACGTGCAACTCGCGCCAGGCGGCCCTGGCTGTCAGCAAGTTCCTGCTGGCCTTCGTCGTGCCGCTGGCCATCATCGCCTCGAGCCACGCGGTCGTGAGCGTGCAGCTGCGCCACCGCGGCCGCCGGCGGCCCAGCCGCTTTGTGCGCCTGGTGGCGGCGGTGGTGGCGGCCTTCGCGCTCTGCTGGGGTCCCTACCACGTGTTCAGCCTGCTGGAGGCGCGCGCGCACGGCGACCCCGCGCTGCGGCCGCTCGTGTGGCGCGGCCTGCCCTTCGTCACCAGCCTGGCCTTCGTCAACAGCGTGGTCAACCCGCTGCTCTACGTGCTCACCTGCCCCGACGTGCTGCACAAGCTGCGGCGCTCGCTGCGGAGCGTGCTGGAGAGCGTGCTGCTGGACGACAGCGAGCTGGGCGGCCCCggcagcagccgccgccgccgcgcctcCAGCTCCCGCGCACCCCGCGCCGCCCGCGCGCCCCCCGTGTCCTGGCCCGTGCGTCTGCTCGCCTGGGTGCGGGGCGGCGGCGCAGAGTCCACGCGGAGGGCCAGCTCCCGCTCCCAGGATGAGAGGGGCCCCCTCAACAGGGTGCTGAGCACCACATCTGGGTAG